One Silene latifolia isolate original U9 population chromosome 4, ASM4854445v1, whole genome shotgun sequence DNA segment encodes these proteins:
- the LOC141651960 gene encoding membrane protein PM19L, whose translation MASQGPKSAAMLLLVVNLALYFIIMVISGWAVNHAIENTHESASVLTIPARIFPIYFPIGNMATGFFIIFSLLVGVLGMAVSLLGMYNVMQWSASSLYAASTSSLGIWALTVLAMGLACKEISVGYTGSNLRTLEVITIIVSGTQLICTGAIHVSADSVAANARRMLGGRV comes from the exons ATGGCGTCTCAAGGTCCTAAATCAGCAGCTATGCTGCTTTTGGTCGTCAATCTAGCTCTCTACTTCATAATAATGGTAATTTCTGGATGGGCTGTCAATCACGCCATCGAAAATACTCATGAATCTG CCTCAGTACTGACGATTCCTGCAAGGATATTTCCGATATACTTTCCCATAGGGAACATGGCAACCggcttcttcatcatcttctcgCTTCTGGTGGGTGTTTTGGGCATGGCAGTTTCACTTTTGGGAATGTACAATGTAATGCAATGGAGTGCATCTAGTTTGTATGCTGCTTCTACCTCTTCTCTGGGCATTTGGGCACTTACTGTTCTTGCTATGGG ATTGGCGTGTAAGGAAATTAGTGTCGGATATACAGGTTCTAACTTG AGGACATTGGAGGTGATAACGATCATAGTAAGCGGAACGCAGTTGATATGCACCGGTGCAATTCATGTAAGTGCTGATAGTGTTGCTGCAAATGCAAGAAGGATGCTTGGTGGCCGAGTCTGA
- the LOC141652454 gene encoding uncharacterized protein LOC141652454, whose product MGCISCIFSTKFLLSILLLSAIPIGILIGLERAPPSTHVYQYHSNSWLRECVKWDHLGNRFIVSYMEGGVGVVNVPDQQEKGSDRVVLDEITVVKDADLAGNGSVGIVIDRPRNRLLVVVADVIGNRYGGLAAYDLSSWQRLFITHLSGPGDEKTLADDVAVDDEGNTYVTDAKQSKIWKVNVDGKLLSTITSPLFTFKEWYKNLIALNGIVYHPDGYLLVIHTTSGTLYKIDLKKGDGSIKLVKILTGSLVLGDGLELLSPSKLVVAGNPSGRLLESSDGWETASVTGKFWGPVHRLTTAATVKDGKVYLSCLFGLGYPKRKHVIVEAEFSN is encoded by the exons ATGGGATGCATATCCTGCATATTCTCCACAAAATTCCTGCTCTCAATCCTCCTACTCTCAGCCATTCCCATAGGCATCCTCATCGGCCTCGAGAGGGCCCCGCCTTCAACCCATGTGTACCAATACCATAGCAACAGCTGGCTCAGAGAATGTGTCAAGTGGGACCATCTAGGCAATCGCTTCATTGTCTCCTACATGGAGGGAGGAGTAGGGGTGGTCAACGTTCCTGACCAGCAGGAGAAAGGTTCTGATCGTGTTGTACTCGATGAAATCACGGTCGTTAAAGATGCTGACTTGGCAGGCAATGGGTCTGTGGGCATTGTCATTGATCGGCCTCGCAACAGGTTGCTGGTTGTCGTGGCGGATGTCATTGGGAATCGTTACGGTGGACTTGCTGCGTATGATCTTTCGTCTTGGCAAAGATTGTTCATTACTCACCTCAGTGGCCCTG GTGACGAAAAAACACTGGCGGATGATGTAGCGGTAGACGATGAAGGTAACACCTACGTGACCGACGCAAAACAAAGCAAGATTTGGAAGGTGAATGTTGATGGGAAACTGTTGTCAACTATAACAAGTCCACTTTTCACTTTcaaagaatggtacaaaaatttaATAGCCCTTAACGGAATTGTGTACCACCCTGACGGTTACTTGCTCGTAATTCACACGACTTCCGGGACATTGTACAAGATTGACCTAAAGAAAGGGGACGGGTCAATTAAGTTGGTCAAAATATTGACCGGGTCACTCGTGTTAGGAGACGGTCTAGAGCTTTTGTCCCCGAGTAAGCTTGTCGTTGCTGGGAACCCCTCAGGGCGGTTGCTAGAAAGCTCAGATGGTTGGGAGACTGCTTCAGTGACTGGTAAATTTTGGGGGCCTGTGCATCGGCTTACCACAGCAGCGACAGTGAAGGATGGGAAAGTGTACTTGAGTTGTTTGTTTGGGTTGGGTTACCCTAAGAGAAAACATGTCATTGTGGAAGCGGAATTCAGTAACTAA
- the LOC141652453 gene encoding uncharacterized protein LOC141652453, with protein sequence MEELGSSGFERIGNAVRKKRTHTFRRRPESQSVSDGRDISEDVRAGSSDENSGGGSSRRKEISLSQCVSRFPGVSGSESENTGKRNKKTDVGLDELYGNTSFDGAEQGRSSEGPPAPVNRKSTIRIKGSLEPHKTMALNTKTEESSGPSLDGLATGTENKVKKVKLKVGGVTRTIDANSASKSSHALDSTSSRHKTINKGVLDSDNSQRREKRSGLQGIPWKDFSKAGVSLGREEPVVAKSAGKNGSGKQAERPDSSRKSRRASKKRATPGLDDDDENDDEIRYLEKLKNIRLSSGFIEDDEESSRKHRRLSKFAGKSPQNLEGTSVAKDGKKRSPSMDTDYEEDEGLISDAEPDGRKRKKARRESVESPVEPKRELTLTTRQRALQSGKDASGGSAAVEFPNGLPPPTSGKPKEILTEVEQQVKRAEAAQRRKMQNEKAARESEAEAIRKILGQDSNRRKKEDKKKKRVADLAQEKAADELLRASNSVRLVMGPNGTTVTFPNEMGLPSIFASGPCSYPPPREKCAGPLCSNPYKYRDSKTKVPLCSLQCYKAVQGNVGREAATC encoded by the exons ATGGAGGAGCTTGGTTCCTCGGGATTTGAACGTATTGGGAATGCTGTGAGGAAAAAAAGGACTCATACTTTTCGTCGTAGACCTGAGTCTCAGTCAGTTTCTGATGGCCGTGATATCTCAGAGGATGTCAGGGCAGGCTCTAGTGATGAGAACAGTGGTGGTGGTAGCTCAAGAAGGAAAGAAATTAGTCTAAGTCAATGTGTATCTAGGTTTCCTGGAGTTAGTGGCTCAGAGAGTGAGAACACTGGGAAAAGGAATAAAAAGACAGATGTCGGACTTGACGAGTTATATGGAAACACTTCTTTTGATGGTGCTGAGCAAGGACGAAGTAGCGAGGGGCCACCTGCTCCTGTTAATAGGAAAAGCACTATTAGGATAAAAGGTAGTTTGGAGCCTCACAAGACCATGGCATTGAATACAAAGACTGAGGAGAGTTCAGGTCCATCATTGGATGGTTTGGCAACTGGAACCGAAAATAAAGTCAAGAAAGTCAAATTGAAAGTCGGTGGTGTTACACGTACAATTGATGCCAATTCTGCTTCAAAGAGTTCCCATGCTTTAGATTCTACGAGTTCACGTCACAAAACAATCAATAAG GGTGTGTTAGATAGTGATAACTCACAACGTAGAGAGAAACGAAGTGGACTACAAGGGATTCCTTGGAAGGATTTCTCGAAAGCAGGGGTTAGTCTTGGAAGAGAGGAACCTGTGGTAGCAAAGAGTGCTGGAAAGAATGGCTCTGGAAAGCAAGCCGAGAGGCCTGATTCTTCACGTAAGAGTCGAAGGGCTTCCAAGAAGCGTGCAACTCCTGGtttggatgatgatgacgagaaTGATGATGAAATCAGATACTTGGAGAAACTCAAGAATATTAGGCTGTCATCTGGATTTATAGAGGATGATGAAGAATCTAGCAGAAAGCATCGTAGATTGTCCAAGTTCGCTGGTAAAAGTCCTCAAAATTTGGAAGGCACGTCAGTAGCCAAAGATGGAAAGAAGAGGTCCCCTTCGATGGATACGGACTACGAGGAAGATGAAGGACTAATTTCTGATGCTGAGCCCGATGGTAGAAAGAGGAAGAAAGCGAGGAGGGAATCTGTCGAATCACCTGTTGAACCTAAGCGGGAACTGACCCTAACAACTCGACAAAGAGCACTTCAGTCAGGCAAAGATGCATCTGGTGGAAGTGCGGCGGTGGAGTTTCCAAACGGACTACCTCCTCCGACATCTGGAA AACCAAAGGAGATACTTACTGAAGTAGAGCAGCAAGTGAAAAGAGCCGAGGCTGCTCAGAGACGTAAAATGCAAAATGAGAAGGCAGCTCGGGAATCTGAG GCTGAGGCAATTAGAAAGATACTTGGTCAAGACTCGAACAGAAGAAAGAAGGAAGATAAAAAGAAGAAGCGCGTGGCAGATCTTGCCCAG GAGAAAGCAGCTGATGAGCTTTTGCGTGCCTCCAATAGTGTGAGATTGGTGATGGGGCCAAATGGAACAACTGTTACCTTCCCGAACGAGATGGGTTTGCCTAGTATATTTGCCTCTGGACCTTGCAG ttatcCTCCTCCACGGGAAAAATGTGCCGGTCCATTGTGCTCAAATCCGTACAAGTACAGGGATTCCAAAACAAAGGTGCCACTGTGCAGCCTGCAATGCTACAAGGCAGTTCAGGGAAATGTAGGGAGGGAAGCTGCTACCTGTTAA
- the LOC141652451 gene encoding calvin cycle protein CP12-1, chloroplastic-like, producing the protein MGSMSIFAMNPKVLLPSKPAYTNVEAPTRLANMVTYSRKVRLVAVHATPDKIAESIEQSIKTAQETCSENPESGECVAAWDEVEEISAAASHARDKTKPNDPLETYCQDNPETAECRTYDN; encoded by the coding sequence atgggTAGCATGAGCATTTTTGCAATGAACCCAAAGGTGTTGTTACCAAGCAAGCCAGCTTACACAAATGTTGAAGCACCAACAAGGTTAGCTAACATGGTTACGTACTCTAGGAAGGTGCGGTTGGTCGCGGTTCATGCAACACCAGATAAGATTGCTGAGAGTATTGAGCAAAGCATTAAGACGGCTCAGGAGACGTGCTCAGAGAATCCTGAGAGTGGTGAGTGTGTTGCGGCTTGGGATGAGGTTGAGGAAATCAGTGCCGCGGCTAGTCATGCTAGGGATAAGACTAAGCCTAATGACCCTCTTGAGACTTATTGTCAAGATAATCCTGAGACTGCTGAGTGCAGGACCTATGATAATTAA
- the LOC141652455 gene encoding uncharacterized protein LOC141652455: MGWQKKEKIINSEVIFGYPNLVRPFYIISITLLSLLLPLSFLLLARLSSARYLISLVSITPPKTFLYSLFLHTNPNLLHALLLIVSLAALIHGLTGRISLLTELPGPIFRPRIHAAWILLCTLQVWVGLGIEATINAGVDGAGFGDGRSMLSKLVFFVGLHETMIHWSRTIVRPVVDDTVYGGPREEKWAEKWALAGCFALLSWLRLRDEVESLVVVVEVKRDMMMKVGLGDFLGLWLYYLTVAIGMTRILKGIMWFCMKFFCRDVVDEQDSVLEAEDKV, encoded by the coding sequence atggGATGGCAAAAGAAGGAAAAGATCATAAATTCCGAAGTTATTTTCGGTTATCCGAATTTAGTTCGACCATTTTACATAATTTCTATTACTCTTCTTAGTCTTTTATTACCTCTGTCATTTCTTCTGTTAGCAAGATTATCAAGTGCTCGTTATCTTATATCATTAGTCTCAATTACGCCTCCGAAAACATTTCTTTACTCTCTGTTCCTACACACTAATCCAAATCTCCTACATGCTCTTCTACTAATTGTTAGCTTAGCCGCGTTAATCCATGGGTTAACAGGGAGAATTAGCCTCTTAACCGAGTTGCCGGGTCCAATATTTCGTCCACGTATCCACGCAGCATGGATATTACTATGCACCTTGCAAGTATGGGTAGGGTTAGGAATCGAGGCTACGATAAATGCAGGAGTTGATGGTGCAGGGTTTGGTGATGGAAGGTCAATGCTAAGTAAGTTGGTTTTCTTTGTTGGCTTACATGAGACCATGATTCATTGGTCTAGGACAATTGTAAGGCCGGTAGTGGACGACACGGTGTATGGCGGGCCTAGGGAGGAGAAATGGGCCGAGAAGTGGGCCTTGGCCGGTTGTTTTGCCTTGTTGTCCTGgttgaggttgagagatgaggtggagtctttggtggtggttgtggaggtTAAAAGGGATATGATGATGAAAGTTGGTTTGGGTGATTTTCTTGGGTTGTGGTTGTATTATTTGACCGTTGCGATCGGAATGACTAGGATTTTGAAGGGTATTATGTGGTTCTGTATGAAATTCTTTTGTAGAGATGTAGTTGATGAACAAGATTCTGTTCTTGAGGCTGAAGATAAAGTTTGA
- the LOC141652450 gene encoding pentatricopeptide repeat-containing protein At4g01990, mitochondrial-like, translated as MKLSIRSTTNLLSGKFGLFRRLSYTATPPQQWPENPTKINKVELCRKLSEVGSTGQKVTDVLHNLTANGFKLDYADLVFCLKRLRKYHRYNHCLEILEWMEKGSVNFRDHALRLNLIFNLKGIDEAESYFFALPPEAKKPFIYGTMLNCYCINKMPVKALALFRKMEEMNCVSSSLIFDNLMSLYMKVGQPEKVHPLVQEMKQRNIPLSNVSYYILLQSCGQLKDLAGLEQVMEEVERHSFLKNDWKIYSTLATAYINLGQTEKAVSTLRNLEGFLDYSYSFDRTAYHHLISLFARTGNKDSVFQAWGKLKSRFIGCHNKSYLIMLQTLSKLDDIEGLKMVLAEWESRYKSYDIRLPNVVIHAYLMHGMLEAAELLFKDTISRNVGQNLWYPHICFMDYYLERKQFDSALMHMEAAYSNGWKLCSDKLGSLFEHFVQKQDTCGAEKLCNMLKNVQALDSKSYLWLLQTYVAAGKEISGLRQRMEEDGINISFEHEELLSKIDRR; from the exons ATGAAGCTATCAATTAGAAGTACCACCAATCTACTCTCCGGCAAATTTGGGCTCTTCCGCCGCCTCTCATACACCGCAACGCCGCCGCAACAATGGCCGGAAAATCCCACTAAAATCAACAAGGTGGAACTATGCAGGAAACTATCAGAGGTGGGTTCAACAGGTCAAAAAGTGACGGATGTTCTGCATAATTTAACAGCTAATGGATTCAAGCTTGATTATGCCGACCTTGTTTTCTGTCTTAAGAGGCTTCGCAAGTATCACCGTTATAACCACTGCCTTGAG ATCCTTGAATGGATGGAGAAGGGTTCAGTTAACTTCAGAGACCATGCGTTACGTCTAAATTTAATATTTAACCTTAAGGGAATTGACGAAGCCGAGTCATATTTTTTTGCGCTTCCTCCAGAAGCGAAGAAACCTTTCATTTATGGCACTATGCTTAATTGCTACTGCATTAATAAGATGCCTGTTAAAGCATTGGCTCTTTTCAGAAAGATGGAGGAGATGAATTGTGTGTCAAGCAGTTTGATTTTTGACAATCTTATGAGTCTATATATGAAAGTAGGTCAGCCAGAGAAGGTGCATCCTCTTGTGCAGGAGATGAAGCAGAGGAACATCCCCCTAAGCAATGTCTCGTACTATATCTTGCTGCAGAGTTGTGGTCAATTAAAGGATCTTGCGGGCTTAGAACAAGTTATGGAGGAGGTTGAAAGACACAGCTTTTTGAAAAATGACTGGAAAATATATAGCACTCTTGCGACAGCATATATTAATCTTGGTCAAACTGAAAAAGCCGTTTCAACTTTGAGAAACCTAGAAGGGTTTTTAGACTATTCATACTCGTTTGACCGCACTGCATACCATCATCTGATTAGCTTGTTTGCCAGAACTGGTAACAAAGACTCGGTCTTTCAGGCATGGGGTAAACTTAAATCAAGATTTATAGGATGTCACAATAAAAGCTACCTCATTATGCTTCAAACATTATCAAAACTAGACGACATTGAGGGTCTAAAAATGGTGTTAGCGGAGTGGGAATCTAGGTACAAGAGCTATGATATCAGGTTACCAAATGTTGTTATCCATGCTTACTTGATGCATGGAATGCTCGAAGCTGCTGAACTGCTATTTAAAGACACTATTAGTCGTAATGTTGGGCAAAATTTATGGTATCCTCATATCTGTTTCATGGATTATTACCTGGAGAGAAAACAGTTTGATTCTGCTCTAATGCATATGGAAGCAGCTTACTCGAATGGGTGGAAACTGTGTTCAGATAAGCTCGGTTCACTCTTTGAGCATTTCGTACAAAAGCAGGATACTTGTGGTGCTGAAAAGTTATGCAACATGTTAAAGAATGTTCAGGCTTTAGATTCAAAATCCTACCTGTGGCTGCTTCAGACTTATGTAGCTGCTGGCAAAGAAATTTCCGGATTACGTCAGAGGATGGAGGAAGATGGTATAAATATCAGTTTTGAACATGAGGAGTTGCTCAGCAAGATAGACAGGCGTTGA